CGTCTTCGCCGTCGTCGGTGTCATCAACACCGGCACGTACTACGGCTTTTACCTGCTGCTCCTGCCGCACCTTCCGTACATGGTCGCGCATCTCATCGCCTCCGGCCTCAGCATGATCGGATCCTTCTTCCTCAATACCCGGTTCACTTACCGGACGAGGCCGACCTGGCGGAAATTCCTGCTGTTCCCCCTGACGAACGCGACGAGCTTCGTCATCACGACGGCAGGGGTGTACGTCATCGTCGACATCCTGCATGCCGGAAGCCGC
This genomic window from Streptomyces sp. DG2A-72 contains:
- a CDS encoding GtrA family protein; protein product: MSNSLTSTRTGTDSEPRPISGQIVVFAVVGVINTGTYYGFYLLLLPHLPYMVAHLIASGLSMIGSFFLNTRFTYRTRPTWRKFLLFPLTNATSFVITTAGVYVIVDILHAGSRFAPLIASMVAIPATFVVSRTIMLPKGRQS